In one Magallana gigas chromosome 9, xbMagGiga1.1, whole genome shotgun sequence genomic region, the following are encoded:
- the LOC117691580 gene encoding myb/SANT-like DNA-binding domain-containing protein 4: MDEGDILYDMLMPNVSTADTEETVCTISPPLVSSTPKRKPTWTDLEQSVLLEEVTKKEKSLFGKFKGCGRGKKERETAWEDVAKAVSQVGVYVRTGKEAGKQYANLKCRAKDKISQMKRPKTGGGPKPQSPTPIERAVIDSMDGRPSLQGLDSGIDTGDVMDFESSVECHQSTSSSLSTTSSTVPAPKTPTVSHCGQSTSNKKQSLMGLQKQLLMKEMEKMEMEMEVMELKKEKLKEEIHLLKLKTEKLISEQ, translated from the exons ATGGACGAAGGCGACATACTGTACGATATGCTTATGCCGAATGTTAGCACCGCAGATACAGAAGAAACTGTTTGTACGATATCGCCGCCGCTCGTCTCTAGTACCCCGAAAAGGAAACCAACATGGACAGATCTCGAACAGAGTGTTCTCTTGGAAGAAGTAACCAAAAAGGAGAAGTCTCTATTTGGAAAGTTTAAGGGGTGTGGTAGAGGGAAAAAAGAACGGGAGACAGCATGGGAAGATGTGGCAAAAGCGGTTTCCCA AGTTGGTGTTTATGTCCGAACAGGAAAAGAAGCTGGAAAACAGTATGCAAACTTGAAATGCAGAG CTAAGGATAAAATTTCACAGATGAAGAGGCCTAAAACCGGTGGAGGACCGAAACCCCAGTCCCCCACCCCCATAGAACGAGCCGTCATCGACTCAATGGACGGTCGGCCCTCACTTCAGGGTCTCGACTCCGGCATTGATACTGGAG ATGTAATGGACTTCGAGTCGAGCGTGGAGTGCCACCAGTCAACGTCATCATCTCTGAGCACCACCAGTTCAACCGTTCCGGCTCCCAAAACCCCGACTGTGAGTCATTGTGGTCAATCTACATCCAACAAAAAGCAAAGTTTGATGGGTCTACAAAAACAGCTACTGATGAAGGAAATGGAAAAGATGGAGATGGAAATGGAAGTCATGGAATTAAAGAAGGAGAAACTGAAAGAGGAAATTCATCTTTTGAAGTTAAAGACGGAGAAATTAATCAGTGAACAATAA
- the LOC136271936 gene encoding uncharacterized protein: protein MTFLVGLWFLRFLLSLLIRTFAQEQVDIAKQDRLRKQTLFNDNEVLVFKPPIENKREPYEPVEQKKETPYLLQFPSRNRIRNETLQCFAVQFTTEEFIQEALQVDPLQLDSLRDLNIEIDGTHEESVEGDRLENVQLNSLTESDIEDDRAQTLSGQLRIGTTRIHELPSIQMEHTSQSEYRNSSVAEENVSASNYEDSRGVLDDQVAETELQNVGPVRPTAQNGCLNNNGALRMEYEPHVHQNTTVDDNNGALRMQHEPQVHQNTTVDDNNGALRMQHEPQVHQNTTVDDNPFQPTDAGDTESTVSNFTPYNVALMSMSTSTLSSNFSSISSEDSDAFANEWIRLRTFSEWPLNSIFSIRLARNGWVSLREGDRARCYICHVVHEGWRIGDDPDQYHSVKIVYP from the exons ATGAC ATTTCTGGTTGGTTTATGGTTCCTGAGATTTCTTCTGTCATTGCTCATAAGGACATTTGCTCAGGAGCAag TGGACATTGCAAAACAGGACAGATTAAGAAAGCAGACTCTATTTAATGACAACGAGGTTTTGGTTTTTAAACCACCTATTGAAAACAAAAGGGAGCCATATGAACCTGTTGAGCAAAAAAAGGAAACGCCTTACCTTCTACAATTCCCGTCAAGGAACAGAATTCGCAATGAAACTTTGCAATGTTTTGCTGTTCAATTCACAACAGAAGAATTCATTCAGGAGGCACTACAGGTGGACCCTTTACAATTAGATTCTCTACGAGATCTTAATATTGAAATTGATGGGACACACGAGGAGAGTGTAGAGGGAGACAGACTTGAGAATGTTCAGTTGAACTCATTGACTGAGTCTGACATAGAAGATGACAGAGCACAAACCCTATCAGGACAGTTACGTATCGGAACAACAAgaat ACATGAACTCCCCTCCATTCAAATGGAACACACTAGTCAGTCGGAGTATAGAAATAGCTCAGTAGCAGAAGAAAATGTG AGTGCCAGTAATTACGAGGACAGCAGAGGAGTATTAGATGATCAGGTAGCTGAAACCGAGCTACAAAATGTCGGACCAGTTAGACCGACTGCTCAGAATGGTTGTCTCAATAATAATGGTGCCCTTAGGATGGAATATGAACCTCATGTACATCAGAATACTACGGTAGATGACAATAATGGTGCCCTTAGGATGCAACATGAACCTCAGGTACATCAGAATACTACCGTAGATGACAATAATGGTGCCCTTAGGATGCAACATGAACCTCAGGTACATCAGAATACTACCGTAGATGACAATCCATTCCAACCAACAGATGCAGGGGATACAGAAAGTACAGTGTCAAACTTCACACCCTATAATGTAGCTTTGATGTCAATGTCAACTAGTACTCTCAGCAGTAACTTCAGCAGCATATCATCAGAAGACAGCGATGCTTTTGCCAACGAATGGATCCGCCTAAGGACGTTCTCTGAATGGCCCCTGAACTCCATCTTCTCTATTAGGCTTGCCCGGAACGGTTGGGTTTCGTTGAGAGAGGGGGATAGAGCTCGCTGTTACATCTGCCATGTTGTCCATGAAGGATGGAGGATTGGTGACGACCCAGACCAATACCACAGCGTTAAGATAGTCTATCCATAA